Part of the Lolium rigidum isolate FL_2022 chromosome 6, APGP_CSIRO_Lrig_0.1, whole genome shotgun sequence genome, ttttttttccgGTGAAAACAGAGCTCCGACTTTGGTAACAACTGGTGATGGCGGTGTGTACACCCGTTAACTTGTTGAAGTCATCACCGCTGCATCATGTGTCCATTCACTCGTCCTTCTTCATGGAGAAACCCTAGATCTAGATATCCCAGATCGAACGATGGATGCGCTGCCAGCATCGCTCTCCCTCTTGAGAGCATtgtttttcgtttttgttttggaGTAGCTATCAGATGGTGGAGTGCCGTGCTTCTACCGTGTCGACAATGACGAGTCTCGGTGGTGCGGTGCAACGGGCCTTTGTGTCGGTCGCGGTACTACGAACTCGTACAGGGTGAGGGCGTTGTCTGACGTCATGATGATGTTGATGGCAGGGTTATACAGATTTTTACCCTGAACATGAACCAGCGGTTGAGTGCAGTGATGACTTCTGAAGTAAGTGCACGAGGTGTTCATCGAGAATCTGCTAGACCTAatgtgtgctcatgtttagccaTAAGGTAACTCATGATGCCCCGTTTAGCTGACGGGGCGTTATTTTGTGTTTTTAGGCCTTAAACCCTGATGGTATGTTCTTCACTCATTATTTGATTTGTCGGAGCTGCGTGGTATCTTCGGGTGGATGTATGCTCTTGTCAAATATTTTTGTATGCTCTTAACAGTACGTATCTCTTCGATAGAAAAAGTCAGGCCTCCACTTTAAAAAGTAAACCACAAGTGTAGCTCTAGCTAAAATTGCAAACTACTTTTTAAAGCTTCGAAAAATTCTGAAATTAAATGAACATGTAGATAATACTGTGATCTACGAACGTGAATTTTTTGGACTGGAAATACCTTATATTCAGATCTgtgtaaaaatgacaaattctgatatCAATATTAGTAAACAGTGTTAGATTTGGAAATCTCAAAATCTGTCCGATTTTATTAGGTGCAGCCTAGAATATGAGGTATCTCGAGTTCAAATTTTACATATTGGTAGATCCCATCGTTGTCTACATCTAGATTTTTTGTCAAACTTTTTTTAAACTTTAAAgttccattttcaaattttgcaaaaaaagagcTCGGGCTACAAAAAATGCACTCTCATACTCGTCGCCTGTTTAGAGGATCCTTTGCTGTTTTATAGATGGAAAAATTAAAAGGAAAGTGCACGACTCCGAATATACTTCCCGACTCTTCTTTACATGATCCTTGCTGTTTTAGATATACACTTATATAACTGAAAAAAAAGAAGATGTTTCTAGATGAGAAGCCACCATCGACCACGTCCCCATCCGGGACGACGTGGAAGTAGCGTCCTTATCGGATGCACACGCACCCCCTCCACTCTCTCCCTGCCATCGGGCCCAACCCCTCCATTCCTGCCGGGCCCCACTGCGCGTGGGCCCCACCCTTTCTTCCTCCCCAAGAGCAGGAGCACGATTAGTTTCGTCTGATTTACACGATTAGATTTGATAACACAAGCCCGGATCGAAACAACCTAGCTACGTAGCCTCGACCTCCAGACCAAACGCTTCTCCaatggcggccggcggcggggtgcCGTGGGCGGAGGGGGTCCGCGCGGTGGGGCTCCAGATCCGCAACAGGTTCCGCGTGGCGCCCGTCGACCGCCGCTGGCTGTGGCGCCGCCCCGAGGGCCGCGCCGCATCCGAGGCCGTCCGCCAGTGGTCCGACCGCGTCCGGGCCCTCGTGCAGCGCGACAAGAAGCAGCAGGACCAGGGCTCCCCCGCGACCCctgatggcgcggcggcggccgcggcggtgaAGCCCTCGTCTAGCGCTATGAGATTCTACAAGAAGAAAGGTATTGAAGCTTTGATACAAGCGATGAGTATCAGCTGATGCTGCTGGTCAGTTTCATATCACATTCGTTGCTAAATATTCGTTTAATTGGTGCGAAGTTTGAGATTCTACAAGAAGAAAGATGGAATCATTGTGATGTTAGTGCTCTGTGTTTAGCTGTATTTGTGATTCTGCGATTTTTTTATCTGATTCCGCTAAATGCACCATGTTGAGGTGCTCATTGTGATTTTAATTTAACTTTGGAATCAGTTGATGAGTGATGCTATTGGTCAGTTCTATCTGATACTTCATTGCTAAATAGTCGTTTAATGTGATTACTGTTCGCATGCGTGGTACCTGTACTAATCCACAGAAAAGAAGTGTGTTATCTCTATCTTCTAGTGCAGTGCTCAGTGTTGCCCCCACCATGATTTCCATGATCATTCTCCTCTGGCACAACCGACTACATGAATTATAATTGTGTCCCTATAATGAAGAGGGGAAAATGGGATATTCTACTAGATTATCTACACTATTTTCTAACTCGCATCTCTTGCTGATCATAGTGGGCAAAGAAATTGATGGGCTTGAAGACTCTGTTATTATGCGCTCACTTCAAGCACTGGCAGTTCCTCTCATTGGCAATGCTTGCCATATTTTCATGCATGGCCTCAACACTGTCCAGGTATTGCAGCTGCAGAGGGATCGCATGTCCACAACTCTTCGAGGGTGCATTATTACTATCTTCAGTTGTCTAAATCATGAACATTTGCAGATTTATGGTGCGGAGAAACTACAGCAGGCATTACAGGAGAGACCTAAAGGGAAGCCTCTTTTAACGGTATGGGGTAGTACAAGTTATATCGCATGGAGTATTGTTGGATCTTCTCTGCTGTGCATTCTTTTAGTTACCCTCTTCTGTCTTGTTCGTATTGTCAGGTCAGCAATCACGTGGCTGCTATGGATGACCCCTTTGTAATTGCGTCTCTTCTGCCACCATCTATCATGCTGGAAGCGCAAAAGCTGAGATGGACATTATGTGCTACTGATCGTTGCTTCACAAATCCAGTTTTATCTACATTCTTCAGGTCTGTTAAGGTGTTGCCTGTTTCTCGTGGTGAAGGCATCTACCAAAAGGTATCAAACTTGAGATACATTTGACTAGCTGGTAGATTCTTTCAAGTTATTGCTATCAAGTATGTGTTTTGTAGATCTTCCATTCAAATTTTAGTGCTGATAGATCAGTTTATTCAATGATTTTTCTGCGATGAGCTTATTCTTGGAATCATGATATACATGTTGCAACAAAAATGATCTTTAGTTTGCTTATTAATGGCCTGATGGAAATGCTACCATAGTGCTACTCACTGGGCTTTGCTTAACTCAAACTTCTGTTGTACCATCAATTAGCTGTATAAAGGCCATTAACTTACATACCTAACATACTATGTGTTTGGGGAATACTAATGTCAATTATATTTGGACCAAAGTGTCTAGCTAGCACCTGTAATATCTAGTTCCTCACATGATCGAGCTTTTCAGAAGGAAATACTAGGTATTTGTCCGCATTGGTGCTGGGAAGTGCTTAGGTCTTAGTGCAGTGCATTGCGTCATCTTTCCTGCTTTTTACCTGTGTGAAGTAGTCTTGAGGCATTAGGGGGTTCATCCATTCTATAGGTGTAATGCAGTTTATTACCTGGATGAATCTGTGGAATTGATGCAATATTGAGTTGTCTCTTCATTCACCAGTCCCTTTTCTGTCTGTTCAGGGGATGGATATGGCACTCTCCAAACTTAACAATGGTGGATGGGTTCATATATTCCCGGAAGGAAGTCGTTCAAGGGATGGGGGGAAAACCATTTCTCCTGCCAAGAGAGGTGTTGGAAGGTAGAAGATCAGTTCCTTTTAATGTAGtaaaaaatacactacttaacacctAACAAAATCTGCATTCTGGCAAACACGTTCGGTTTTGTAGAACCATCGGTGTTGAGTTGATGTTTTTTTGCCATAGGTGCACCTATCTAATTCCTTATTTCTTTCTAACCAGATTGGTAATGGACGCTGACAGCCTACCGGTTGTTGTCCCGTTTGTCCATACTGGTATGCAGGAAATAATGCCTGTTGGAAAGCGTATCCCTAGAACAGGCAAAACGGTACCTACATATGAACTAATGCAACTAGTATTTCTTCTCATCGAGATTATTTGATCTCTAAAGTTATTTATTTGATTCTCTAGGTGATTGTGGTTGTTGGTGATCCAATCAACTTTGACGACCTGATCGCCGACAACAGTGATGACACCCAACATATCTCTAGAGGCATCTTGTATGATAAAGCATCAGAGAGGATCGGGCAGCAGCTGCAGCTACTGAAGGTCAAAGTTGACAGATTGGCAGCAGAGCATAGGGCTGAGCTCCAAAACCGTCACACAGACAATACAGTAAATGAGGGATGCAGGGTGTGGCAGCAAGTTGATTGGGATACATTTGGCGTAGGTAGCATGTTGCCATCAGCAGAAAATTCCTCAGTGCAAGAGCTGCCAAAGCAGGTCCAGCACGAGCTGCTGATGGCGGAACAAAGCATCTCTCCACCGAAGCAAGCAGAGCCTGCACCGCACCTTGAGGAACAGAGCATATCTCCAGTCCCAAGTGCAGCCATATCTTCCGACCTTGGCATTCCACACTGGTTCAGCCGTCACGCGGATGCTTCTGAGCTCATGGGGTTCGCCGCACGTGGCTTGTTCAAGAATGGTAGGTTCATGGAGGAAGGCTACCGGCAATTGGATCAATCGACTGCATTCAACGTCTGGCGGGAAGCTCAGGGCAACAATGCGATGCCCAGATGGAGCACCGCTTGACTTTGGCCATGTTTACACGCCTGGCGACTCTCCCTTTGTACAGTTATGAGGACAAAGACGCCGACATGAATTTAGATACATTTTTTTCTCCGTGTTGGCAGTTTAGGAGCTAGTATGAACGAACTGGACACCGAAAGTGTCTTAGAGACGATGTAAAATTTCTATAGCTGAACTATGTCTCTTTTCCCCTCCCTAGTTACTGTGTGAGAGAGGCGAAAAGGGAGTTCGTCCTCGTTCTTGTCCCTCGCTCCGCCGACGGCCGATTCGGCGGTTCCCTCCCTCTCCGGCCGCCGTGGAGGTGGTGGGAGAGTGGGGGAACCCCGGATCCGTGCCCTAGGCGTGTAGATAGTAGGGTTAGGTTTCCGGGCGGCGCGGGGGAGGTGGTGACTGCGGCGTCTCCTTGGAATAATGGTGCTGGGGTTCGATCTCCACCTCGGCGGCGCTCTTCGGGGTGTCGTCGGCGAGCTACCGGCCTGGGTCTCGCCGGTGTGGTCCTGGCGAGGGGGATTTCACCGTTTGGCGAGCTTTTGTCCTCCCGGTTTCTTCCTCGTGCGGTCGCTGATGGCTTCTGCGGCGACGGCAAGCCAGTGGAGGAGGGGGATGGTGGCTCTGGATGTCCAGGCCCTCGTCGTCCGTGTACAGGAGTCCTGTTGACTCGGCTCGGTGGGGCGGGCTTCGGCTGGCCCTCGTTTTGCTTTGTGTGCTGATGCGGGCCTTCAGCGAGCTCCGGCCCGGCTTGGGCCTGACCGCCGGTGGGGTTCGGGGCGGTGCCCCCGCCGACACGCTCATCACCTCTGCAAGATCTCGACGGTCGCGTCGAGTGATACAAGCGGCGACTTCAACGAGGAGATGTCCTCTAAAGGACTTCCCCGGCGACACAGCTGCGCCCGCAGGTGCTTCTTCCTTTGCTCCGGCATGGAGGTTCCGGTGCTGGCGACGGCGGATCGTGGTGTGCGCAGAAGATCCCAAGGACCtagatgtttttttcttttttcctaggGTTCTTTCTGTTTTCTTGGGTCAGCTGTCCAAATTCTGGACTGTTCGTGTATCTTCATGTTTCCTTAATTAATATAATCCAGATATttggctcaaaaaaaaaaaaaaactatgctgAGTCAGGTTTGATGTTAGCAATGTCAAACAACCTTTTATGTTTGGAAAAATTTGCTATATGTTTACGAACTGGTAGCTCTTTGAAGGGTTTGCTGATGGTCTAACAAACACACTGATGGTTTCGCTCTTGCGAAAATATTTGTACTCTTTTCGGTGATTCCAGAAATGTATGGAGTgcagagcaacttcagcagcagcaAGTACTGTCTTCTCAGGATCCTGAACTAGCATTCTGCTGAGTTTCTCCCGGTTATCTCGTGATCAGTTTTCTAGAACTATCGGTTTTAAATTTTCTTGCAGTTAATAATGCCCACCATTTAATTCCTTTTCAAACGACGAACATTACTCCCCTGTCGTGCCAATAAATTGCAGATCTAACGGCCCAACATTTTCTTTCGTGTATGTTTCTGTACGATGCAAAATTTGCGGACCGAACTTTCCTCTGGTAACGGAAGAAAGGTTACCAAAGCCAGGTCACGGAGCATCTCCCAACGTTCACTCGCGAGTTTGAATCTTTCTTATAGCCGTTACTGCCGCCCCATCCGCCTCCTCTCCCCATATTTAAATTTCCGACGCCGCCCTCTTCCTCCAAATCTTCCATCAATCCTCTCCGGCTCTCCCCATCTCCAATTCTCCATCCAGCAGCGGCGAAAATTCTCTCTCGATCCACCACCATGGCCCTCCGCGCGCTCGACAACACGCTGCCGGCCGCCGTGTCGGAGCGGCCCAAGAAGACCGCCAAGCTCTCGACgcccgccatcgccgccgtggccgcGTTCCCCGGGGAGGGCGGCGGCAAGAAGCGTAACGACGAGAACGCGGCGCCCAAGGCCAAGCCcacgtcgccggcggcggtggagcaGGCCGTGGAGTACGTCCGCTCCGAGGATCTGCAGCCGGTGGCCGGGCCCAAGGCGCGGGCCGCCGGCCTGGTCGCGGAGATCGACTCCAAGGACTGGGTGAAGGTCTGCGAGGCGCTCAACGACGCCCGCCGCCTCGCCATCCACCACCCCGCGCTCCTCGCCCCGATCCTGTATGTTCACCTCTCTCTGTTCCTCTGAACTCTCATTCCAACGAAATCCCATCCGGATCTGGCCTGACTCGCTACCTTCGTGATAAAAAACCGTTCTTGCAGGGAGAAGGTGGTGCTGGCGGTGGTGAAGACGATGAAGAACCCGCGCAGCGCGGTGCTCAAGACCTCGGTGATGGCCTGCACCGACGTGTTCAACGCCTTCGGCAACCTCATCTCCTCGGCCTCCGCGGACGCCTTCGACAAGCTGCTGCTCCAGCTGCTGCTCAAGGCGTCGCAGGACAAGCGGTTCGtggcggaggaggccgagaagGCGATGCGCGCCATGGCCACGTCCATGCCGCCCCTGCCGCTGCTCAGGAAGCTCAAGGCGTACGTCCACCACGCCAACCTCAGGGTCCGGGCCAAGGCCGCCGTCGCCATGGCGCACTGCGTTGCCAGGATGGTATGACAGCTGCTACTACTTGGCCGGAATGGGTTGTTCGTTGGGAAATGTGGTGCGGGGAGAAAGTGCTCACGGGGTGTTTGTTTAAAATGCAGGACATCGAGACCATGAAGGAGTTCgggctgtcggcgctgctgcagGTGTCGGCGGAGCTGCTCAACGACCGGCTGCCGGAGGCGCGCGAGGCCGCCCGGAGCATCGTGAGCTCGACCCACGCCGCCTTCTGCAAGGagacggagcaggaggaggagaagtcGGCGGTGGACGCGGCCTGGGAGAGCCTCTGCGCGCTGAGCCTGTCGCCCATCTCGGCGCTGGCCGTCGCCAAGATCGTCTCGCAGTCGCAGCCGCAGTAAAACCCTGGGCACGCTGCTTTCCAGTGCCGATTCGTTCGTTTGTTTGGTTGTTTCTGCTGGCGTTTATCACCATACATGCCATCTCGCATGATTTGTTCAATGTCTTCTTTCTTGTAGGCCCTAAATCAGTCTAGTGGTTCAGTAAATTGTTGCTTTCTCCCGAATCAGTAGTTTGTTGTCAATCGAAAACGATGACGAGGATCAGAATCAGTCCCATGTCCAAGCTCTAGGTAGCTCCAAACGGGTAGTCACTGTCCAGTTATCCAATCATTCGGCATGTGGGAATGGTTGGGCAAGGTCGCGGCGGCACGCGACTCATTGGCTCCACGCGACGGCGCGAGTGGCCTGTCTGTCAAGTGGTGTTGTTGTGATATCACTCGTCAGGACGGTCTGCTCTTTCACGGCGTCTTTTGACTCCGACCATTGCAGGTGCGTCgacaacgttttttttttttttgagtgttCACCGGGGAGAGCAAAGCTCCCACCTGAATATATTTCTCATTTTTTTGTCACAAGGACAGGGGTGAAAAACCCCAGTTTTTGGGTAGCAGATTTACATGGGGAGGGGAGACCCATCCAACGCAAGGGGATGGTCTCATAGGGTTTACAATCGGACAGGGGGTAGGTAAGTGAGCCACAGATCGACGTCGGCGCGGTGATCAAGGGGGAGCCGAGCCCGCCAGAGAGTAGCGTCATCACGGCAGCGCTTGCGTATCCAGGAGAGTGAGGGGGAGAGGCCTTCGAAGACGACGTTGTTCCTGTGTTTCCATAAGTGCCAGAGCACAGGAGGCGAAGAGTTGAGGCCGAGCGAGCAGGAGCCATGGCCGGCAACGGGCAGACCGAGGCCACGGCAAGCGTGGCATCGTCGGCGACGGGGGGAGAGAGCCGAGAGCAGCCCAAAACTGACGAGCGAAGCTGCAGTGGAACATGATGTGAGCAGGAGTCTCAAGGTGGGCATCGCAGATGGGGCAGCGGCTGCCGTCCTCCTCCAGAATCCCTTTACGGAGCAGGTTTGAGCGGCATTGGATGCGCCCTTTTACCAGCAGCCACGCGAAGAATTTGACCCGAGGCGGGGCGGAGTTGTGCCAGACAAAGGTGGCGTTCTCGTCGCGGACGCCGCCGTCAGAGCAGAGTTTGTATAGCGCGTCAGTCTTCAGGCGCCCACCCTCGCGGGCGCACAGAGGGAGAGTGCGTCTGTCCGCCGTCGTAAACAGGTGGATGGAGCCAAGAAGCACCACTAGCTCCCCACGTTGACGCTCCGCCGTGGACGAGAGACGAGCCACCAGGAGGGAGTCAAGCCCGGCGTGGAGAACCTGCTAGACCGTGGCCGAGGGGGCAGTAGAGTGGGAGAGCAATTCAGGCATAGTCGCGGAGAGGGCGCCGCGCGGCAGCCAATGGTCGTGCCAAATGGAGGTCCGAGCTCCGTCTCCCAGCTGCACCCGCGAAATGGCGCGGTAGAGAGGGAGCAGCCGCAGGAGAGAAGTCCAGTGAGACCCACAGAGAGCCGATGAGCGGCGAGCCGTGTCGTCCAGGGGGGTGCAGGAGAGAGTGGCCCAAACTCAACGCGGCCACGACTCACTAGGGTTGGCGAAGAGCCGATGCAGGAGTTTGGTGAGGAGGCAACAATTTTGAGTATGGAGGGAGCGCACCCCAAGCCCTCCTTCCTCCTTGGACCGGCACACAACGTCCCAGGCCACTAAGCATTTGGCGCCCGTCACACGGTCAGCAGCCGCCCAAAGAAAGGCACGGCGAAGCTTGTCCAACGCGGTGACCACGCTAGGAGGGAGCTCCATCGCGCCCATGGCGAAAGTGGGAAGGGCGTCCAGCACGGAATTTAGCAGTACCAGGCGGCCTCCCGGGGAGAGGAGAAGGGCCCGCCATCCCGAAAGGTAGCGGTCGACCTTGGCGATGAGGGGCGCAAAGTCGGCGAGCCGGAGTTTGTCGGCGGAGAGCGGCAGACCCAGGTAGGTCTGGGGGAATCCTTCAACCCGACACTGGAGAGCGGCTTGGATCTCCGTGAGCACAGCGCCGTCGACGTGCATGGGAACAAGCGTGCTTTTGCGGAAGTTGATCTTGAGCCCGGTCGCGTCACCAAACTGGTCAAGGATGAGCTTGAGGCGGCGCGCCGCAGCACCGTCCGCGCGGAGGATGATGAGCGTGTCGTCCGCGTACTGGAGGACGGGGCAGGGCACGCCATCAACCAGTGGGTGTTGCAGAGTGTCATCACGACGCACAAGCCGTTGGAGGACGTCAGCCATCAGCATGAACAGGTAGGGGGATAAAGGATCCCCCTGCCGCAGGCCGCGCATAATTTTGATCCACTTCCCCGGGACGCCGTTGAGGAGGATGGCCGAGCGCGAAGACGAGAGAAGCAGGTCCATCCAGTCGCACCATAGCTCAGGGAACCCGCGGGCGAGCATCACAGACCGCAGGCTGTCCCAGCTCACCGAGTCGAAAGCCTTGGCGAAGTCGAGCTTGAGCACAACGCATGGTGCGCGTCGGCGAAAGCACGTCTGCACCAGCTCGGTGGCGAAAACGAAGTTCTCCGCAATGCTCCGCCCGTTGAGGAAGCCTGTCTGGTCGGCGTCGATGAGCTGCCCGATCTGCTGTTGGAGGCGAATGGTGAGAGCCTTGGAGAGCATTTTGACACTGCAATTCTGCAGAGAAACCGGGCGGAAGGAGCTCGGCGACAGCTGGCCCTGGGATTTGGGCAGGAGCACGACGTGGGATCGGTTGATCCTCTCCAGGTCGAGCGCGCGGGAGTGGAATTGTTCGAAAAGCCGAAGCACGCACGGGCCAACCATGGACCAAGCGGCCTTGTAGAAGCTGGGCCCAAGCCCATCAGGGCCCGGCGCGCTCGTGAAGGGCCCAACCAGGTCACCGCCGTTGACCCGAGGGCAACCGTGGTAGAGCTCGACGACGTCAAAAGCCGAGGAAGTGTCGGAGGAGCGGCCGAGCAGCTCGCCGAAGAAGGAGTGGAGGGCAGCGGCCTTGGCGTCGTGCGTTACCAAGGCGACGCCGTCGACGTCGAGGGAGCGGATCGTGTTCCGCCGCAGTCGCTGCGAGGCACGAGCGTGGAAGAAGCGTGAATTCTCATCTCCCTCCACAACAGCACGGAACTTCCCGCGCTGCTTCCAATGAGCAGCACGCTCGAGGACCAGGCGCTCCAAGGTTGACCTGCAAAGCACACGCAGCGAGAGCTCGTCGTCCGAAAGAGGACGGCCTTCCTCGAACAAGTCAAGCAAGTCAATCAAGAAGGAGCAGTTGTTTTGGTATTGGGGGTTGTAAAGGTGGGAGCGTTTCCAGACCTTGGCGGCGTTGCGGAATGCTTTGAGGCGAGCGGCAAGGTCACCTGCAGCATCCGAATTCCCAGCAGCATTGGTCCAGGCGGGGAGGGTGGAGGGAAGGAACAGAGGGTTCAACAGCCAGGCGTTTTCGAATCGAAAGCATGAAGGACGGGGGATTTTCGTGGAAGCGGTAACGAGGATGGGGACATGATCGGATGTGGGGCGAGGGAGCGAGGAGAGGGAGGAATTGGGGAGGGCCAGGTTCCACGCCTGGTTGAACAGAGCACGGTCTAGGCGAGCCAACACCGGCGAGGCCCTTTTGTTCGACTAGGTGTAGAGCCTGTCAAGAAGGGGGATCTCGAAGAGGGCAAGCGATCTAATCGTGTCGTTAAAGGCAGCGGCAAGGTTGATGTCCTACGGCGTTGTTCGGAGGCAACAATCAACTTCGCTCACGGTGCACCACAGGCGAGTGCAAGGGGAGACGACTTTGATTTCTCCATGAACTTATGTGTAATTTTATATTGATTCAAGGAAGTTGTTAACTTTACTTTTGTAGCCTCTAGCCTCTTCGGAAAAAAAAAGTTTCGTCCTAAATCAAGCTGTTAACAGATACTATAAGATAGCCTAGTTATTGTTTAGATATTGTCAATATCTCTAACTGAATCACGACCTGATCTTGCTATTCTTGTTGTGCAAGACATGTGCTGTTTGTAGGCTGATTTTATGTGATTAAAAGATTAAGCATAAAATACAGTATCACGTACGAATGCTTTCGGTGCACTCTATAAAATACAGTATCTCGTACTAAATGATCTTCAGAAGTCTCCTCtacaaaaatatttaattatCCTCCATTATCAGCAGAGTTGCTGATCTGCACAAGGCTCCCATATGTTCGTCAGGGGCCTGCGCCTCGCTTTGTTTAACACTGCATTTCTCGTTCATCTGGATGGAGAAGTGTTGCTGTAGAACAGAGGAGTGGTTCAGGGACTGGGCtgtaattttctgtttttttgagGTCCTTTGTACTGCTGTGATTCGTTAATAGATCTGGGGTTttccgcaaaaaaaaattaaccaGTGATGTGGCTCTCGCCGGCCTAGCGACAtcagagaaaacgagagctgttgTTTTCTGCTTCCTTTCCTCTGTTTCTCATATCCCATTCTGTGAGTCCCTCTCCTTGGAATCTTCCTCATATTCTTCTTCTTATCCATCTCTCCATCGTCGTTTGCAGCAGTGACACGATTTGGGATGGCCGACGGCCAGAGCGTCGCCAAGCGGCACGGTGTGGGCGTGGCCGCCGAGGAGGACCCTGGCCGCCACCGTGCCACTTCCCCGGTCCATGAGATGCCAGATGTCGAAGACGGTAAGGCGCCTCGCCGGAGCAAGCGGGTGGCTTCCCTCGACGTCTTCCGTGGCCTCGCCGTCGCTGTACGTCATGCTGTGCAAGTTATGAAGTTAACTTCATCTTCGTGTGTTTGTGCGGATTGTGCATGACCGGGAGCGCTCGTTTTGGTGCGTGCTGCAGCTGATGATACTGGtggac contains:
- the LOC124662019 gene encoding uncharacterized protein LOC124662019 encodes the protein MAAGGGVPWAEGVRAVGLQIRNRFRVAPVDRRWLWRRPEGRAASEAVRQWSDRVRALVQRDKKQQDQGSPATPDGAAAAAAVKPSSSAMRFYKKKVGKEIDGLEDSVIMRSLQALAVPLIGNACHIFMHGLNTVQIYGAEKLQQALQERPKGKPLLTVSNHVAAMDDPFVIASLLPPSIMLEAQKLRWTLCATDRCFTNPVLSTFFRSVKVLPVSRGEGIYQKGMDMALSKLNNGGWVHIFPEGSRSRDGGKTISPAKRGVGRLVMDADSLPVVVPFVHTGMQEIMPVGKRIPRTGKTVIVVVGDPINFDDLIADNSDDTQHISRGILYDKASERIGQQLQLLKVKVDRLAAEHRAELQNRHTDNTVNEGCRVWQQVDWDTFGVGSMLPSAENSSVQELPKQVQHELLMAEQSISPPKQAEPAPHLEEQSISPVPSAAISSDLGIPHWFSRHADASELMGFAARGLFKNGRFMEEGYRQLDQSTAFNVWREAQGNNAMPRWSTA
- the LOC124661110 gene encoding uncharacterized protein LOC124661110, whose translation is MALRALDNTLPAAVSERPKKTAKLSTPAIAAVAAFPGEGGGKKRNDENAAPKAKPTSPAAVEQAVEYVRSEDLQPVAGPKARAAGLVAEIDSKDWVKVCEALNDARRLAIHHPALLAPILEKVVLAVVKTMKNPRSAVLKTSVMACTDVFNAFGNLISSASADAFDKLLLQLLLKASQDKRFVAEEAEKAMRAMATSMPPLPLLRKLKAYVHHANLRVRAKAAVAMAHCVARMDIETMKEFGLSALLQVSAELLNDRLPEAREAARSIVSSTHAAFCKETEQEEEKSAVDAAWESLCALSLSPISALAVAKIVSQSQPQ